The Flavobacterium sp. 123 genome contains a region encoding:
- a CDS encoding peptidylprolyl isomerase, with translation MENGIYAKFNTPKGSILVKLTHDLTPGTVGNFVALAEGNLENKVKPQGNKFYDGLKFHRVIPDFMIQGGCPQGTGTGDPGYKFDDEFHQDLRHDAPGILSMANSGPGSNGSQFFITHVATPWLDNKHTVFGNVVEGQDVVDAIAQGDVLETLEIIRVGEEAQKWNAVEAFRTFEGSRAKREAAEREAAEAEMEKLAAGFEKTESGLRYQFIQRGSGKKAENGKTVSVHYTGQLPDGKVFDSSYPRKKPIEFPLGRGNVIEGWDEGIALLQVGDKARFVIPSHLGYGSRGAGGVIPPNATLIFDVELMDVK, from the coding sequence ATGGAAAACGGAATATACGCTAAATTCAACACCCCAAAAGGTTCTATTTTAGTAAAACTTACACACGATTTAACACCGGGAACAGTAGGAAATTTTGTAGCCTTGGCTGAAGGAAATTTAGAAAATAAAGTAAAACCACAAGGAAATAAATTCTATGATGGATTAAAATTCCACCGTGTAATTCCTGATTTTATGATTCAAGGAGGATGTCCTCAAGGAACAGGAACTGGAGATCCAGGATACAAATTTGACGATGAATTTCACCAAGATTTACGTCACGATGCACCAGGTATTTTGTCAATGGCAAACTCAGGCCCAGGTAGTAACGGTTCTCAGTTTTTTATCACACACGTTGCAACACCATGGCTTGATAACAAGCATACTGTTTTTGGAAACGTTGTTGAAGGTCAAGATGTAGTTGATGCAATTGCTCAAGGTGATGTTTTGGAAACTTTAGAAATCATCAGAGTAGGAGAGGAAGCTCAAAAATGGAATGCTGTTGAAGCTTTCAGAACTTTTGAAGGTTCTCGTGCAAAACGTGAAGCGGCTGAACGCGAAGCAGCAGAGGCTGAAATGGAAAAATTAGCAGCTGGTTTTGAAAAAACAGAAAGCGGTTTACGTTACCAATTTATTCAAAGAGGTTCTGGTAAAAAAGCTGAAAACGGAAAAACAGTTTCAGTTCATTATACAGGACAACTTCCTGACGGAAAAGTTTTTGATAGTTCTTATCCAAGAAAGAAACCAATTGAATTCCCATTAGGAAGAGGAAATGTTATTGAAGGATGGGACGAAGGTATTGCTTTGTTACAAGTAGGAGATAAAGCACGTTTTGTAATTCCATCTCATTTAGGATACGGATCTCGTGGTGCAGGAGGAGTAATTCCACCAAATGCTACTTTGATTTTTGACGTAGAATTAATGGACGTTAAATAA